In the genome of Desulfovibrio desulfuricans, one region contains:
- a CDS encoding HlyD family secretion protein codes for MPFMQKILPAGLRCGLAFAVIASAALGASFAVGSPVLAAESSIGAGATILTGKVVTTVTRAVPVPFNAVVDEVLVKPGEAIDKGAPLMRYHLQEEAERVLQREVTTGAATEDLKGQVLDLERRLAETSAQRNKARQLAASGLGSAQASTRLEDDVHSLQRRIDLLRVTIQKSEKNFTARLEELSGYFGTSIKEGERLPSSLTLTSPIDGYVLSLDATLNPGSLLAAGTTPVRVGRLDPVLIQVPVYEAEISGIKAGDSVEVEIPSLNGRKFSGTVNEISWVSNDMSVSNPSYYTVELTVPNPNLELKPGFKAVVRFKGSR; via the coding sequence ATGCCTTTTATGCAAAAAATACTTCCGGCAGGGCTGCGGTGCGGCCTGGCCTTCGCCGTTATCGCCTCTGCGGCTCTGGGCGCCTCCTTTGCAGTGGGCAGCCCGGTGCTGGCGGCTGAAAGTTCCATAGGTGCTGGTGCCACCATTTTGACAGGCAAGGTCGTTACCACGGTAACCCGCGCCGTGCCCGTGCCCTTTAACGCCGTTGTGGACGAAGTGCTGGTCAAACCAGGTGAAGCCATAGACAAGGGCGCGCCCTTGATGCGCTATCACCTGCAGGAAGAAGCCGAGCGGGTGCTGCAGCGCGAGGTGACCACCGGCGCGGCAACGGAAGACCTGAAGGGGCAGGTGCTTGATCTGGAGCGCCGCCTTGCGGAGACCTCTGCCCAGCGCAATAAGGCCCGGCAGCTGGCCGCGTCCGGTCTGGGCTCCGCCCAGGCATCGACCAGGCTTGAAGACGACGTACACTCGCTGCAGCGTCGCATCGACCTTTTGCGGGTGACCATCCAGAAGTCGGAAAAAAACTTCACCGCGCGGCTCGAGGAGCTGAGCGGGTACTTTGGCACCTCCATCAAGGAAGGCGAACGCCTGCCCTCCTCGTTGACGCTGACCTCGCCCATCGACGGGTATGTGCTTTCGCTGGACGCCACGCTCAATCCTGGTTCGCTGCTTGCCGCCGGGACCACGCCTGTCCGTGTGGGTCGGCTTGACCCCGTGCTGATTCAGGTTCCCGTGTACGAGGCGGAAATCAGCGGTATCAAGGCTGGCGACTCTGTCGAAGTGGAAATACCTTCACTCAACGGCAGGAAATTCAGTGGTACGGTAAATGAAATTTCTTGGGTTTCCAACGACATGAGCGTTTCAAACCCCTCGTACTACACTGTTGAGCTCACTGTTCCCAATCCCAATCTTGAACTCAAGCCGGGGTTCAAGGCCGTGGTGCGTTTCAAGGGGAGCAGGTAA
- a CDS encoding oligosaccharide flippase family protein, which produces MKLKSIPRRLGYILGAQWTRDLAWTAFTILLARRSPDILGQVVLALTFGYLVKTVADVGLNDFLLSTFARREGRPVALLGEVTWLKMIVLLLALGVTWLVTGWQNYAPELRVVVMCIAAGLGLDGVSDSFFALCQARGRQDVEMRIRVPSALLGIGYGIACVLAGAPPIAIALYKPVESLFCIVFALVALKRNPLAGVGVEGMKDLARHMKHGLVFTCMAGCAMFYNKINVIFLKQYGGNADVGGYGVAWETVEGLSVLVSSALLGKVIFPLLAKLWQQDKGAFRQLAGQTARSLWAASLPIIFLICVESDRFLPLVYGPNYQSAVTAQRLLTPCLATAFLHNLAAYAMIGMRRHKLLLGFYLTGLICNLICCFTLIPAMPLEGAALSLTITKVWVALLTVGYFQWAARPMNFGQWGLMLATCAVSVGLWWGIGHAAPREVAELAGIVPLLALFWRWRPPPPFENAATA; this is translated from the coding sequence ATGAAGCTGAAAAGCATCCCCCGCAGACTGGGGTACATTCTGGGTGCGCAGTGGACGCGCGACCTGGCATGGACCGCTTTTACCATCCTTTTGGCCCGTCGCAGCCCGGATATCCTGGGACAGGTGGTCTTGGCGCTCACGTTTGGCTATCTGGTAAAAACCGTTGCCGACGTGGGTCTCAACGATTTTTTGCTCTCCACCTTTGCCCGTCGCGAGGGACGGCCAGTGGCCCTGCTGGGTGAGGTTACCTGGCTCAAGATGATTGTTCTCCTGCTGGCGCTGGGCGTGACCTGGCTCGTGACCGGCTGGCAAAACTACGCGCCGGAGTTGCGGGTGGTTGTCATGTGCATTGCGGCCGGGTTGGGGCTGGACGGGGTAAGTGATTCGTTTTTTGCCTTGTGTCAGGCACGTGGCCGGCAGGATGTGGAGATGCGCATTCGCGTGCCCTCGGCCCTGCTGGGCATTGGCTACGGCATAGCCTGCGTTCTGGCGGGAGCGCCGCCCATTGCCATCGCGCTTTACAAGCCAGTGGAGTCGTTGTTTTGCATCGTCTTTGCCCTGGTGGCCCTCAAGCGAAATCCCCTGGCAGGCGTGGGCGTGGAGGGGATGAAAGATCTGGCCCGGCACATGAAGCACGGCCTGGTCTTTACCTGCATGGCCGGTTGCGCCATGTTCTACAACAAAATTAACGTCATATTTCTCAAGCAGTACGGCGGTAATGCCGACGTGGGCGGCTACGGCGTCGCCTGGGAAACTGTGGAAGGCCTGTCGGTTCTTGTCTCGAGCGCACTGCTGGGCAAGGTTATTTTTCCCCTGCTGGCCAAGCTCTGGCAGCAGGACAAGGGCGCATTCCGCCAGCTGGCGGGGCAGACCGCGCGTTCGCTGTGGGCGGCCTCGCTACCCATCATTTTTCTTATATGTGTAGAAAGCGACCGCTTTCTGCCCTTGGTGTACGGTCCCAACTACCAAAGCGCCGTGACGGCGCAGCGGCTGCTGACCCCCTGCCTGGCTACGGCCTTTCTGCACAATCTGGCTGCCTACGCCATGATCGGCATGCGTCGTCACAAACTGTTGCTGGGATTTTATCTCACGGGCCTCATCTGCAATCTCATCTGCTGTTTTACGCTTATTCCGGCCATGCCGCTTGAGGGCGCGGCCCTGTCCCTGACCATCACCAAGGTCTGGGTTGCCCTGCTCACCGTGGGATATTTTCAGTGGGCAGCACGGCCGATGAATTTCGGTCAGTGGGGGCTCATGCTTGCAACCTGCGCCGTCAGCGTGGGGCTGTGGTGGGGCATTGGGCATGCTGCACCCCGCGAGGTGGCGGAGCTGGCCGGTATTGTTCCGCTGCTGGCGCTGTTTTGGCGCTGGCGGCCACCGCCGCCGTTTGAAAATGCCGCAACCGCCTGA